A window from Streptomyces sp. NBC_00335 encodes these proteins:
- a CDS encoding serine protease: MRRPFARVLAGALTLAAGAAAAPLSQAPRAAADSVVIGGRPVKVADAPWVVALASRDRFGGTRGGQFCGGVLVAPTKVVTAAHCLGRQVLGGPVESVRDFRVITGRTELRASEGREIAVRSARVNPAYDPGSNAGDLAVLELVEAVAVQNVLPMAALGHPAYGAGTEAAVYGWGDTSGFGDYAYGLRAAGVTVMADEVCGRAYPGDADGQYRADSMVCAGDRAGGKDACQGDSGGPLVAQGRLIGLVSWGRGCGRADSPGVYTRIAPLIGFVAESGSATDSASGPETARGALGPPGARGVLGMDVRPAQGPGKGLAAGGRPAPKR, from the coding sequence ATGCGTCGTCCCTTTGCCCGTGTCCTGGCGGGAGCGCTGACCCTGGCGGCGGGAGCGGCGGCGGCGCCGCTCTCCCAGGCGCCGCGAGCGGCCGCGGACAGCGTGGTGATCGGCGGAAGGCCGGTGAAGGTGGCCGATGCCCCGTGGGTCGTGGCCCTCGCCAGCCGTGACCGGTTCGGGGGTACGCGCGGCGGCCAGTTCTGCGGGGGCGTTCTCGTCGCCCCGACCAAGGTGGTGACCGCGGCCCACTGCCTGGGGCGTCAGGTGCTGGGAGGCCCGGTCGAGTCCGTCCGCGATTTCCGGGTGATCACCGGGCGTACGGAGCTGCGCGCGAGCGAGGGCCGGGAGATCGCGGTGCGTTCCGCCCGGGTGAACCCGGCCTACGACCCGGGCAGCAATGCCGGCGACCTGGCCGTCCTGGAGCTGGTCGAAGCCGTGGCCGTGCAGAACGTGCTGCCGATGGCCGCCCTCGGGCATCCGGCGTACGGGGCCGGAACCGAGGCCGCCGTATACGGCTGGGGCGACACGAGCGGCTTCGGCGACTACGCCTACGGGCTGCGGGCCGCCGGGGTGACGGTGATGGCGGACGAGGTGTGCGGGCGGGCCTACCCGGGAGACGCCGACGGTCAGTACCGGGCCGACTCCATGGTGTGCGCGGGGGACCGCGCGGGCGGCAAGGACGCTTGCCAGGGCGACAGCGGCGGCCCGCTGGTGGCTCAGGGCCGGCTCATCGGGCTGGTGTCCTGGGGGCGCGGCTGCGGGCGCGCGGACAGCCCGGGGGTGTACACGCGGATCGCACCGCTGATTGGCTTCGTCGCCGAGTCCGGCTCTGCCACCGACTCCGCCAGCGGCCCGGAGACGGCCCGGGGGGCCCTGGGCCCTCCTGGTGCCCGCGGAGTCCTGGGGATGGACGTACGCCCCGCCCAGGGGCCCGGGAAGGGCCTCGCGGCGGGGGGCCGGCCCGCGCCGAAGCGCTGA
- a CDS encoding ATP-binding cassette domain-containing protein, with product MLQAIGLTSAPRRNLPPLVDDLTFEARPGSVTALLGEPGSGKTTALRLMLELEPGRGVTYFRGRPLHRIPHPGREVGVLLGDLPGNPSRTVRGQLRMLCAAAGVPAARADTMLDVVGVAGLRDQRLGSLSLGMERRVALAAALLADPCTLLLDEPAAGLSPRERSWLHGLLRGHASLGGAVLFTTDDAKEAARSADRVVSIEAGRLVADQDAAEFARTRLRPRVAVRTPHAARLADVLGREARAAQRTVEIVEESGSRLSVYGSNCAEVGEAAFRHGVLVHQLADETGDAGAPPSLPRARDRAGSGARATAADATPAAPAAGVADRPRPPRTGLPASPVRRLGGPLRPLRYELHRLFGTATPALTAAFVVAVSVVTALVLARIGHTPQNRLLAAWPELLPLPPAALGAGLLGALAFGEEYRHPALAADRGTVPRRLGLLTAKLGVSAAVALLLGALAVTADAAALTLVFGGGPLRMPAEWVSPAASWAGLLIGCAWSGVLASGVFRSASAGLAAVLAVPVMVVPLVRKALDGPSAYPVSGLAERLRGLAWAQWPPEADRVVLGAIRVMAQPVGTALVLSLMVLLCAYGFTGLRGRVRL from the coding sequence ATGCTCCAGGCCATCGGACTCACCAGCGCCCCCCGTCGAAACCTCCCGCCCCTCGTGGACGACCTCACCTTCGAGGCCCGCCCCGGGAGCGTGACCGCACTGCTCGGCGAGCCCGGCTCGGGCAAGACCACCGCACTGCGGCTCATGCTCGAACTCGAACCGGGCCGCGGAGTCACCTACTTCCGCGGGCGCCCCCTGCACCGGATCCCGCATCCGGGCCGCGAGGTCGGCGTGCTCCTCGGCGATCTCCCCGGCAACCCCTCGCGCACCGTGCGCGGCCAGCTGCGGATGCTCTGCGCCGCCGCCGGCGTGCCGGCCGCGCGGGCCGACACCATGCTGGACGTCGTCGGCGTCGCGGGACTGCGCGATCAGCGGCTCGGTTCGCTCTCGCTCGGCATGGAGCGCCGGGTCGCGCTGGCAGCCGCCCTCCTCGCGGACCCCTGCACGCTCCTCCTCGACGAGCCCGCCGCCGGGCTCTCGCCCCGCGAACGGAGCTGGCTGCACGGGCTGCTGCGCGGCCACGCCTCCCTCGGCGGCGCGGTGCTCTTCACCACCGACGACGCGAAGGAGGCCGCCCGCAGCGCGGACCGGGTCGTGAGCATCGAGGCGGGCCGGCTCGTCGCCGACCAGGACGCCGCCGAGTTCGCCCGGACCCGGCTCCGGCCGCGGGTCGCCGTGCGCACCCCGCACGCCGCCCGGCTGGCCGACGTGCTGGGCCGGGAAGCGCGGGCCGCCCAGCGCACGGTGGAGATCGTGGAGGAGAGCGGCAGCCGGCTGTCCGTCTACGGCAGCAACTGCGCCGAGGTCGGCGAAGCCGCCTTCCGGCACGGTGTGCTCGTCCACCAACTCGCCGACGAGACCGGCGACGCGGGAGCGCCGCCGTCACTGCCGCGCGCCCGGGACCGCGCCGGATCCGGAGCCCGGGCCACGGCCGCCGACGCAACGCCGGCCGCGCCCGCAGCGGGCGTCGCAGACCGGCCCCGCCCCCCGCGCACAGGGCTGCCCGCCTCGCCCGTGCGCCGGCTCGGCGGCCCCTTGCGACCCCTGCGCTACGAGCTGCACCGGCTCTTCGGCACCGCCACCCCCGCACTCACCGCCGCCTTCGTCGTCGCCGTCTCCGTCGTCACGGCGCTGGTCCTGGCCCGGATCGGCCACACCCCGCAGAACCGGTTGCTCGCCGCCTGGCCGGAGTTGCTCCCGCTGCCGCCCGCGGCGCTCGGCGCCGGACTGCTCGGAGCCCTGGCCTTCGGCGAGGAGTACCGCCATCCCGCGCTCGCCGCCGACCGCGGCACCGTCCCGCGCCGGCTCGGGCTGCTCACGGCGAAACTCGGGGTCAGCGCCGCCGTGGCGCTGCTGCTCGGCGCCCTCGCCGTGACCGCCGACGCCGCCGCCCTGACACTGGTGTTCGGCGGCGGGCCGCTCCGTATGCCCGCGGAGTGGGTCTCCCCGGCCGCGAGTTGGGCGGGGCTGCTCATCGGCTGCGCCTGGTCCGGAGTCCTGGCCTCCGGCGTCTTCCGGTCCGCCTCCGCCGGTCTGGCCGCGGTGCTCGCCGTACCGGTGATGGTCGTACCGCTGGTGCGCAAGGCCCTGGACGGCCCGTCCGCGTACCCGGTCAGCGGACTCGCGGAGCGGCTGCGCGGCCTGGCCTGGGCGCAGTGGCCGCCGGAGGCGGACCGGGTGGTCCTCGGAGCGATCCGGGTGATGGCCCAACCCGTCGGCACCGCGCTGGTGTTGTCGCTGATGGTCCTGTTGTGCGCCTATGGGTTCACAGGACTGCGCGGCCGCGTCCGTTTGTGA
- a CDS encoding FadR/GntR family transcriptional regulator has translation MLFTKDLKGRGDTADKGFVSTLAHTMMTAARHADSGLAGAGELDRYPYPEASGADRVGVPHWDGSDVELSRVGRRAAGSRGRGLHGQLVQQLGQMIVSGDLGADRPLVPEEIGQRFEVSRTVVRESLRVLEAKGLVSARPNVGTRVRPVADWNLLDPDIIEWRAFGPQRDDQRRELGELRWTIEPLAARLAAGHGRPEIQQRLADMVEIMGHALGQGDSITFARADNEFHALLIQVAANRMLEHLSGIVSAALQVSGSPVTSCDRPSETCVAHHARMVEALAAGDAIGAENAMRQLLTVHPEVERVVPAPREH, from the coding sequence GTGCTTTTCACCAAAGACCTCAAGGGTCGCGGAGACACGGCCGACAAAGGATTCGTGAGTACCCTTGCGCACACCATGATGACCGCCGCCCGCCATGCCGATTCCGGCCTCGCCGGCGCGGGCGAACTCGACCGCTACCCCTACCCGGAGGCCTCGGGGGCCGACCGGGTGGGAGTGCCCCACTGGGACGGATCCGACGTCGAGTTGAGCCGGGTCGGCCGCCGCGCCGCGGGCAGCCGCGGACGCGGCCTGCACGGCCAACTCGTCCAGCAGCTCGGCCAGATGATCGTCTCCGGCGACCTCGGCGCGGACCGCCCGCTGGTTCCCGAGGAGATCGGACAGCGTTTCGAGGTCTCCCGCACCGTCGTCCGCGAATCCCTGCGGGTCCTCGAGGCCAAGGGCCTCGTCAGCGCCCGCCCCAACGTCGGCACCCGGGTCCGCCCGGTCGCCGACTGGAACCTGCTCGACCCCGACATCATCGAGTGGCGCGCCTTCGGCCCGCAGCGCGACGACCAGCGCCGCGAGCTGGGCGAGCTGCGCTGGACCATCGAGCCGCTCGCCGCCCGCCTCGCCGCGGGCCACGGCCGCCCGGAGATCCAGCAGCGCCTCGCCGACATGGTCGAGATCATGGGACACGCCCTCGGCCAGGGCGATTCGATCACCTTCGCGCGTGCGGACAACGAGTTCCACGCCCTGCTCATCCAGGTCGCGGCCAACCGCATGCTGGAGCACCTCTCCGGCATCGTCTCCGCCGCCCTGCAGGTGTCCGGCAGTCCCGTCACCTCCTGCGACCGTCCCAGCGAGACCTGCGTCGCGCACCACGCGCGCATGGTCGAGGCCCTCGCCGCCGGCGACGCGATCGGCGCGGAGAACGCCATGCGCCAGCTTTTGACGGTGCATCCGGAGGTCGAGCGCGTGGTTCCCGCCCCGCGCGAGCACTGA
- a CDS encoding RNA polymerase sigma factor gives MFVSASTSRTLPPEIADSESVMALIERGKAEGQIAGDDVRRAFEADQIPATQWKNVLRSLNQILEEEGVTLMVSAAESPKRTTRKSVAAKSPVKRTATEPVAKTAAAPAAAAADTGAGAAQPEPVEADALAEGTATEPAAKKTAAKKTAAKKAAPAKKTAAKKTAAKKTAAKKDADEAGDEETAEEGPGAAKAESEDEEEGAESKGFVISDDEDDAPAQQVAVAGATADPVKDYLKQIGKVPLLNAEQEVELAKRIEAGLFGEDKLANSDKLAPKLKRELEIIAEDGRRAKNHLLEANLRLVVSLAKRYTGRGMLFLDLIQEGNLGLIRAVEKFDYTKGYKFSTYATWWIRQAITRAMADQARTIRIPVHMVEVINKLARVQRQMLQDLGREPTPEELAKELDMTPEKVIEVQKYGREPISLHTPLGEDGDSEFGDLIEDSEAVVPADAVSFTLLQEQLHSVLDTLSEREAGVVSMRFGLTDGQPKTLDEIGKVYGVTRERIRQIESKTMSKLRHPSRSQVLRDYLD, from the coding sequence TTGTTCGTGTCGGCCAGCACATCCCGTACGCTCCCGCCGGAGATCGCCGATTCCGAGTCTGTGATGGCGCTCATCGAGCGGGGCAAGGCCGAGGGGCAGATCGCCGGCGATGACGTGCGTCGGGCCTTCGAGGCTGACCAGATTCCTGCGACCCAGTGGAAGAATGTTCTGCGCAGCCTCAACCAGATCCTCGAGGAAGAGGGTGTGACGCTGATGGTCAGTGCCGCGGAGTCGCCCAAGCGCACCACCCGCAAGAGCGTCGCAGCGAAGAGCCCCGTCAAGCGGACGGCCACCGAGCCCGTCGCCAAGACGGCGGCCGCGCCCGCCGCGGCCGCTGCGGACACGGGGGCCGGGGCGGCGCAGCCGGAGCCCGTCGAAGCCGACGCCCTCGCGGAGGGGACCGCGACCGAGCCCGCCGCCAAGAAGACCGCGGCGAAGAAGACGGCGGCGAAGAAGGCCGCGCCCGCCAAGAAGACCGCGGCCAAGAAGACGGCGGCGAAGAAGACCGCCGCCAAGAAGGACGCCGACGAAGCGGGCGACGAAGAGACCGCTGAAGAAGGCCCCGGGGCAGCCAAGGCCGAGTCCGAGGACGAGGAGGAGGGCGCCGAGAGCAAGGGCTTCGTCATCTCGGACGACGAGGACGACGCCCCGGCCCAGCAGGTCGCCGTGGCCGGCGCCACCGCCGACCCCGTCAAGGACTACCTGAAGCAGATCGGCAAGGTCCCCCTCCTCAACGCCGAGCAGGAGGTCGAGCTCGCCAAGCGCATCGAGGCCGGACTCTTCGGCGAGGACAAGCTCGCCAACTCCGACAAGCTGGCGCCCAAGCTCAAGCGCGAGCTGGAGATCATCGCCGAGGACGGCCGCCGCGCCAAGAACCACCTGCTGGAGGCCAACCTCCGCCTCGTGGTCTCCCTCGCCAAGCGCTACACCGGCCGCGGCATGCTCTTCCTGGACCTCATCCAGGAGGGCAACCTGGGTCTGATCCGCGCCGTGGAGAAGTTCGACTACACCAAGGGCTACAAGTTCTCCACGTACGCCACCTGGTGGATCCGGCAGGCGATCACCCGGGCCATGGCCGACCAGGCCCGCACCATCCGCATCCCGGTGCACATGGTCGAGGTCATCAACAAGCTGGCCCGTGTCCAGCGCCAGATGCTCCAGGACCTGGGCCGCGAGCCCACCCCGGAGGAGCTGGCCAAGGAACTCGACATGACCCCCGAGAAGGTCATCGAGGTCCAGAAGTACGGCCGCGAGCCGATCTCCCTGCACACCCCGCTGGGCGAGGACGGCGACAGCGAGTTCGGAGACCTCATCGAGGACTCCGAAGCGGTCGTGCCGGCCGATGCCGTGAGCTTCACGCTCCTGCAGGAGCAGCTGCACTCGGTGCTCGACACCCTGAGCGAGCGCGAGGCGGGCGTGGTCTCGATGCGCTTCGGCCTCACGGACGGACAGCCCAAGACCCTCGACGAGATCGGCAAGGTCTACGGGGTCACCCGTGAGCGCATCCGCCAGATCGAGTCGAAGACCATGTCGAAGCTCCGTCACCCGTCCCGGTCCCAGGTGCTGCGCGACTACCTCGACTAG
- a CDS encoding DUF4192 domain-containing protein translates to MTNNHEAARIPSDPSSTSPPGGVDASRITLRSPAELADALPYMLGFHPSDSLVMVAVHGEAGRFGGRLRVGIPAAPEEWEDTARQVADCLIRGSVRRGARPDGIIVFLCQDPHPGDSAQRVMTRLRPLAQRIRLACGALDVPVLEALCLSAGRYWSYCCPDERCCPAEGSALAAPGTSVMAAAATFAGLQVRGSLREIEHRLTPLRGTVAVEMEGALDRAAVALVPKILDGATREEVGAETVLLARALIQRMTLAPPAEGGPGADARDDALLGHDEAASLILGLQDREIRDIAAEWMEGEEAAPALRLWRALARRCVGAYGEHAAAPLTLAGWVSWSTGDEPTARIALGLALRADDGYRFAQLLHHACNEGIDPEGLRECLREERRRREPRRGRLPAGPRRAGAVTRPPGRPGRKSSRRESGSTAGSEQ, encoded by the coding sequence ATGACGAACAACCACGAAGCAGCACGCATCCCGTCCGACCCCTCGTCCACCAGCCCGCCCGGCGGTGTGGACGCGTCCCGGATCACCCTGCGCAGTCCGGCCGAACTGGCCGACGCGCTGCCCTACATGCTCGGCTTCCATCCGAGCGACTCCCTCGTCATGGTCGCGGTCCACGGGGAGGCCGGCCGCTTCGGCGGCCGGCTCAGGGTGGGCATTCCCGCCGCCCCCGAGGAATGGGAGGACACCGCCCGGCAGGTCGCCGACTGTCTGATCCGCGGCAGTGTGCGACGCGGAGCCAGGCCCGACGGCATCATCGTCTTCCTCTGCCAGGACCCGCACCCCGGCGACAGCGCGCAGCGGGTGATGACCAGGCTGCGCCCGCTCGCCCAGCGGATCCGGCTGGCCTGCGGGGCCTTGGACGTCCCGGTACTGGAGGCCCTGTGCCTCTCCGCCGGACGGTACTGGTCCTACTGCTGCCCGGACGAGCGGTGCTGCCCCGCGGAGGGCAGCGCGCTGGCCGCGCCCGGCACCTCGGTCATGGCCGCCGCGGCCACGTTCGCCGGACTCCAGGTGCGCGGTTCCCTCCGGGAGATCGAGCACAGGCTGACACCACTGCGCGGGACGGTGGCCGTCGAGATGGAGGGCGCCCTGGACCGTGCGGCCGTCGCGCTGGTGCCGAAGATCCTCGACGGGGCCACCCGTGAGGAGGTGGGGGCCGAGACCGTCCTGCTCGCCCGCGCGCTGATCCAGCGCATGACCCTCGCCCCGCCTGCCGAAGGCGGCCCCGGAGCCGATGCCCGGGACGACGCGCTGCTGGGCCACGACGAGGCCGCCTCGTTGATCCTCGGGCTCCAGGACCGCGAGATCCGCGATATCGCCGCCGAGTGGATGGAGGGCGAGGAGGCGGCGCCCGCCCTGCGGCTGTGGCGGGCCCTGGCCCGGCGCTGCGTCGGGGCCTACGGGGAGCACGCGGCGGCTCCCCTCACCCTGGCGGGCTGGGTCTCCTGGTCCACCGGGGACGAGCCGACGGCCCGGATCGCCCTCGGGCTGGCCCTGCGGGCGGACGACGGGTACCGCTTCGCGCAGTTGCTCCACCACGCCTGCAACGAGGGGATCGACCCGGAGGGGCTGCGGGAGTGCCTGCGGGAGGAGCGGCGGCGACGGGAGCCGCGCCGGGGGCGCCTGCCCGCAGGACCCCGGCGGGCGGGCGCCGTCACCAGGCCACCCGGCCGCCCGGGCAGGAAGAGCAGCCGCCGCGAGTCCGGCAGCACCGCGGGGAGCGAGCAGTGA
- a CDS encoding hydroxymethylglutaryl-CoA synthase → MPRDLAVGIHDLSFATGRFALTHETLAAYNGTELGKYHVGIGQRSMSVPAADEDIVTMAATAAAPILARHGTDRIRTVVFATESSVDQAKAAGIHVHSLLAMPSATRVVELKQACYGGTAALQFAIGLVHRDPSQQVLVIASDVSKYELDKPGEATQGAAAVAMLISADPALVRIEEPSGVFTADIMDFWRPNYLTTALVDGKESVSAYLQAMDGAWKDYAEQGGRPLGEFAAFCYHQPFTKMAYKAHRHLLETCGQEVDEAAVVRAVGQTTAYNEAIGNSYTASVYLGLAALLDDADDLTGQAIGLLSYGSGSVGEFFAGVPVPGYRSHLRSEQHREAIARRQDIDYADYRERHEQAFPVDGGDHPAPEETTGPYRLAGLFGHKRVYAPR, encoded by the coding sequence ATGCCCAGGGATCTCGCGGTCGGAATCCACGACCTTTCGTTCGCCACGGGCCGGTTCGCCCTGACGCACGAGACATTGGCCGCCTACAACGGCACCGAGCTGGGCAAGTACCACGTGGGCATCGGCCAGCGCTCGATGAGCGTGCCCGCCGCCGACGAGGACATCGTGACGATGGCGGCGACCGCTGCCGCTCCCATCCTCGCCCGGCACGGCACCGACCGGATCCGGACCGTCGTCTTCGCCACGGAGTCGTCCGTCGATCAGGCGAAGGCGGCAGGCATCCACGTGCACTCGCTGCTGGCCATGCCCTCCGCCACCAGGGTCGTCGAGCTCAAGCAAGCCTGCTACGGCGGAACCGCGGCCCTGCAGTTCGCCATCGGCCTCGTCCACCGCGACCCCTCGCAGCAGGTCCTCGTGATCGCCAGCGACGTCTCGAAGTACGAGCTGGACAAGCCGGGCGAGGCCACCCAGGGGGCTGCGGCGGTGGCCATGCTGATCAGCGCGGATCCCGCTCTGGTGCGCATCGAGGAACCGTCGGGGGTGTTCACCGCCGACATCATGGATTTCTGGCGGCCGAACTACCTCACCACCGCCCTGGTCGACGGGAAGGAGTCCGTCTCCGCGTACCTGCAGGCGATGGACGGTGCGTGGAAGGACTACGCCGAGCAGGGCGGCCGTCCACTCGGTGAGTTCGCCGCGTTCTGCTATCACCAGCCGTTCACGAAGATGGCCTACAAGGCGCACCGGCACCTGCTCGAAACCTGCGGACAGGAAGTCGACGAGGCCGCAGTGGTCCGCGCCGTCGGGCAGACGACGGCCTACAACGAAGCCATCGGGAACAGCTACACGGCGTCGGTGTACCTCGGACTGGCCGCGCTGCTCGACGACGCCGACGATCTGACGGGCCAGGCCATCGGCTTGCTCAGCTACGGGTCGGGCAGCGTCGGCGAGTTCTTCGCCGGCGTCCCCGTCCCGGGCTATCGGTCGCACCTGCGGTCCGAGCAGCACCGCGAGGCGATCGCCCGGCGCCAGGACATCGACTACGCCGACTACCGGGAACGCCACGAGCAGGCCTTCCCGGTCGACGGTGGAGACCATCCGGCGCCCGAGGAAACCACCGGTCCGTACCGGCTGGCGGGGCTGTTCGGGCACAAGCGGGTGTACGCGCCGCGGTAG
- a CDS encoding glycogen debranching N-terminal domain-containing protein codes for MSHPVPPARLAPSRAAPSGRAPSGRADLPPVHGAVICVAAPCMVISPEHGQLTGQGVDGIYRAGLRLLSRCVLRVAGRDPVAVQARSLGADRASFTATVRTGAEPGPDPDVGVERIRHADGTERITLRSFTVRSLRIPVEVSLGTDLAELAEVAAGRAGPELPAAVHAAGLRWTKGEAQAVTAAEPPPDDALASAGLLRWQLELRPGESRTIELRTTRDRGARAPAGQVANPLSDDARAEGDDPRAEAWMRTSVQDLGALLLRDPKEPADSYAAAGVPWRLGLAPAESLWAARMALPLGTGLAAATLRILARTQTGARGADAGKIPGPLRGAGPQLPPGCTGTEATLAFPAVLAEARLWGMPEAEVAELLPAAERCLEWIRGAFGEDGFLADPDPGPRRCETQAHAHRAALLGADLLAGCGRPGAEEWRERAAGLRERFAARFWVDGPDGGRPAAALHPDGRPLPRLTGAAAHLLDTGLLGGGRLAPGLLDRVRTEQLARLLGAPAMDSGWGLRSMAVREPGHNPFGYRSGAVRPYESAVAVAGLAQAGFEKEATGLLRGLLDAAEGFGYRLPEMYAAEQRTAGSAPLPHPAACRPAAVAAAAGIHALTALAGIRPDAPAGTVALVPLPGAPLGGLRLSGLRVSGEPFAVRISRLGLGMVEEAADALQLGG; via the coding sequence ATGTCCCACCCCGTACCCCCAGCCCGCCTGGCCCCCTCCCGCGCTGCCCCCTCCGGCAGGGCCCCCTCCGGCAGGGCCGACCTGCCGCCCGTGCACGGTGCCGTCATCTGCGTCGCCGCGCCGTGCATGGTCATCTCGCCCGAGCACGGCCAGCTCACCGGGCAGGGGGTCGACGGGATCTACCGCGCCGGGCTCCGGCTGCTGTCCCGCTGCGTGCTGCGCGTCGCCGGCCGGGACCCGGTCGCGGTCCAGGCCCGTAGCCTCGGCGCCGACCGGGCCTCCTTCACCGCGACCGTGCGGACCGGAGCGGAGCCCGGGCCCGATCCCGACGTCGGGGTCGAGCGGATCCGGCACGCCGACGGTACCGAGCGGATCACCCTGCGCAGCTTCACCGTCCGGTCCCTGCGGATCCCGGTGGAGGTCTCGCTGGGCACCGACCTGGCGGAGCTGGCCGAGGTGGCCGCAGGCCGGGCCGGGCCGGAGCTGCCCGCCGCGGTGCACGCCGCCGGACTGCGCTGGACCAAGGGCGAGGCCCAGGCCGTCACGGCTGCGGAGCCGCCGCCGGACGACGCGCTGGCCTCGGCCGGGCTGCTGCGCTGGCAGCTCGAACTGCGCCCCGGCGAATCCCGCACCATCGAGCTGCGGACCACCCGGGACCGAGGGGCGCGCGCCCCCGCCGGCCAGGTGGCCAATCCGCTGTCCGACGATGCCAGAGCGGAGGGAGACGACCCGCGGGCCGAGGCGTGGATGCGCACGAGCGTGCAGGACCTGGGCGCACTGCTGCTCAGGGATCCGAAGGAACCGGCCGACAGCTACGCGGCGGCCGGAGTGCCGTGGCGGCTCGGACTGGCCCCGGCCGAATCCCTGTGGGCCGCCCGCATGGCGCTCCCGCTCGGCACCGGACTGGCCGCCGCGACCCTGCGCATCCTGGCCCGGACCCAGACCGGGGCGCGGGGCGCCGACGCGGGGAAGATCCCGGGGCCGCTCCGCGGGGCCGGGCCACAGCTGCCCCCGGGATGCACCGGGACCGAGGCGACGCTCGCCTTCCCCGCGGTCCTCGCCGAAGCCCGGCTCTGGGGGATGCCCGAGGCGGAGGTGGCCGAGCTGCTCCCCGCCGCCGAGCGGTGCCTGGAGTGGATCCGGGGCGCCTTCGGGGAGGACGGCTTCCTGGCCGATCCCGATCCGGGACCGCGGCGCTGTGAAACCCAGGCCCACGCCCATCGCGCCGCGCTCCTCGGGGCCGACCTGCTCGCCGGGTGCGGTCGGCCCGGAGCCGAGGAGTGGCGGGAGCGGGCCGCCGGGCTGCGGGAGCGGTTCGCAGCCCGGTTCTGGGTCGACGGCCCCGATGGCGGCCGGCCCGCGGCGGCCCTGCATCCCGACGGGCGGCCCCTGCCCCGGCTGACGGGGGCCGCCGCCCACCTGCTGGACACCGGGCTGCTCGGGGGCGGCCGGCTCGCGCCGGGGCTGCTCGACCGGGTCCGCACCGAACAGCTGGCCCGGCTGCTCGGAGCCCCCGCCATGGATTCCGGTTGGGGGCTGCGGAGCATGGCGGTCCGCGAGCCGGGGCACAACCCGTTCGGGTACCGCTCGGGCGCGGTACGGCCGTACGAGAGCGCGGTCGCCGTGGCGGGCCTGGCCCAGGCGGGCTTCGAGAAGGAGGCCACGGGGCTGCTGCGGGGCCTGCTGGACGCGGCGGAGGGCTTCGGGTACCGCCTCCCCGAGATGTACGCCGCCGAGCAGCGCACCGCGGGCAGCGCCCCGCTTCCGCACCCCGCGGCCTGCCGTCCGGCGGCGGTCGCGGCTGCCGCCGGGATCCACGCACTGACCGCCCTGGCCGGGATCCGCCCGGACGCCCCCGCCGGCACGGTCGCCCTCGTACCGCTTCCCGGCGCCCCGCTCGGCGGGCTCCGCCTCTCCGGACTGAGGGTTTCGGGGGAACCCTTCGCCGTCCGGATCAGCAGACTGGGCCTGGGCATGGTGGAGGAGGCCGCCGATGCGCTGCAACTGGGCGGCTAG
- a CDS encoding NUDIX hydrolase, giving the protein MSPYDPSAFPPFAVTVDLVVLTVRRHALCALVIRRGEQPFQGRWALPGGFVRGDEDLSAAAARELSEETGLCAHDPAAPDVGNGAHLEQLATYGDPKRDPRMRVVSVAHLVLAPDLPAPRAGGDANSARWAPVDELLSTDGQTGAGLAFDHEQILADGVERARSKIEYSSLATAFCPPEFTVGELRRVYEAVWGVALDPRNFHRKVTGTPGFLVPAGGTTTRQGGRPAQLFRAGGATLLNPPMLRPEV; this is encoded by the coding sequence ATGTCGCCCTACGACCCGTCGGCCTTTCCGCCCTTCGCCGTCACCGTCGACCTGGTCGTGCTCACCGTGCGGCGCCATGCGCTCTGCGCGCTGGTCATCCGACGGGGTGAGCAGCCGTTCCAGGGACGCTGGGCGCTGCCCGGCGGTTTCGTGCGCGGGGACGAGGACCTGTCGGCGGCCGCGGCCCGCGAGCTCTCCGAGGAGACCGGCCTCTGCGCCCACGATCCGGCCGCTCCGGACGTGGGCAACGGGGCGCATCTCGAACAGCTCGCGACCTACGGCGACCCGAAGCGGGATCCGCGCATGCGTGTCGTCAGCGTGGCGCATCTGGTGCTGGCTCCGGACCTGCCCGCACCCCGGGCCGGCGGCGATGCCAACAGTGCGCGCTGGGCCCCCGTCGACGAGCTCCTGTCCACGGACGGCCAGACCGGCGCCGGACTCGCCTTCGACCACGAGCAGATCCTCGCCGACGGGGTCGAGCGGGCCCGCTCGAAGATCGAGTACTCCTCGCTGGCCACCGCCTTCTGCCCGCCCGAGTTCACCGTCGGTGAGCTGCGCCGGGTCTACGAAGCGGTCTGGGGAGTCGCCCTCGACCCCCGCAACTTCCACCGCAAGGTCACCGGCACCCCCGGGTTCCTGGTGCCGGCCGGGGGGACGACGACACGTCAGGGTGGCCGTCCCGCCCAGCTGTTCCGCGCCGGCGGGGCAACGCTGCTCAACCCGCCGATGCTGCGCCCGGAGGTCTGA
- a CDS encoding DUF7455 domain-containing protein → MTTVLTPATPLTAADRCDRCGAQAYLRVVLLSGGELLFCAHHGRKFEPELKKIAAEIQDETERLTSAPAASAAEPEDR, encoded by the coding sequence GTGACTACTGTTCTGACACCCGCGACCCCGCTGACGGCCGCTGACCGATGCGACCGTTGCGGCGCCCAGGCATATCTGCGCGTCGTCCTGCTGAGCGGCGGTGAACTGCTCTTCTGCGCCCACCACGGGCGCAAGTTCGAGCCGGAACTCAAGAAGATCGCCGCGGAAATACAGGATGAGACCGAGCGGCTTACGTCCGCTCCGGCGGCCAGTGCCGCCGAACCCGAGGACCGCTGA